In the genome of Fervidobacterium nodosum Rt17-B1, the window CCAGCTAATAAATCAAATGGTAAATTGCTTATATCTATATTTTCATCTGACAGTATCTTTCTTATCAAAGACCACCCATTTGAATGAAATCCACTTGCTTTGAGGCCTATTATGACATCACCGAATTCTACGCTTTCTACAGGAATTCTTCTTTGAAGTACACCAACGCAGAAACCTGCGACATCCCAATCTTTTTCGGTATAAATTGAAGGTATTTCTGCAGTCTCTCCCGCAACTAAAGCCATATCTAGTCTTTCGAGTTCTTCTTTGAGGGACTTTATGAACTCATAGTGAGGTTTGTCTATGTGGTGTACACCTAAGTAATCTACAAAAGCCTTAGGAATAGCACCTGTGCAAATTATATCGTTGTAATTCATTCCAATCAAATCTTTTGCTGCATCGTTCCATCTTTGATGTTCTATATGGAGCAGGAGTTTTGAACCAACTCCATCAGCTGTTAAAACGACTGGTGGATTTGTAAAATTAAGTATCGTTGCGTAACCGGTTGGTTCTTTCATAACCCAGTCTGGAAAGTTAATAATCGATTTTATGTAATCTGTAAACTCGTCGTTTCTTGTAACGTCTACACCTGAAGATGAATAAGTGTATTTCATTGTACTCACTCTCCTTGATAAAGCGCTATATCGTTTCTGTAAAACATTCCTTCGAATTTCACTTTTTCTATATTTCTATATGCTTTCTCACGTGCCTGGGAAAGTGTTTTTCCAATGCCAATTGAATGCAAGACTCTTCCACCATTAACGAGTAATTTTCCATCTTTTTCAGTAACTCCTGCGTAAAATATCATCCAGTCTTCGCATTCATCGTGTTCTATATAGATTTCCTGACCTTTCATAGGATTTTCAGGATATCCTTGCGATGCCAGAACAACATCTACAGAATAATTATTTGGTGTGTATTCTTCGAATCTTTCATTATTAAATGCTTTTAATATATTTTCAACAAATTTTCCTGGATCCATTGCGACAATTACTTCAGTTTCCGGATCGCCTAATCTAACATTGTATTCTAAGACATAAGGTTCATCATTTACAATCATCAAGCCTATGTAGAGAAAACCACGGTAATATATGCCATCTTCTTTTAAACCGTTAAGGGTTTTTGAAAATAGATTTTTGATTTTCTCTTTCAACTTGCTATCAATTTCAACAGGACCAAATGCCCCCATACCACCTGTATTGGGCCCTTCGTTGTTTGTAAACGCGCGTTTATAATCTCTTGTAAATGGTAGCAAAGCAAAATCTGTACCATTTACAATTGCTATTGCCGAAAGTTCCCAACCTTTTAAAAATTCATCCACAACTACTGGACCTTTTACATTCGGTATCAGTTGCCCTTTGATTAGTTTTTGCCCAATATCCATAGCTTCATCGAAAGTGTCGCAGATTACGACACCTTTACCTTGTGCAAGGCCATCGGCTTTTATCACGTAAGGCGGTTTGAATGCTTTTAGAGCGTCATATAGAGATATTTCGTCAGTTGCTATTTGAAAATTTGCGGTTAGAATGCCGTGTTTTTTCATAAACGTCTTTGCAAAGCACTTTGAACCTTCTAATCGCGCACCTTTTGAATCAGGTCCAAA includes:
- the purD gene encoding phosphoribosylamine--glycine ligase, translated to MENLKEKVKRICILGSGGREYAIGWAFKKFGFDVYFYPGNAGTKNIGKNIQINNFDELSNFDMVIPGSEEFLVKGIADGKANVFGPDSKGARLEGSKCFAKTFMKKHGILTANFQIATDEISLYDALKAFKPPYVIKADGLAQGKGVVICDTFDEAMDIGQKLIKGQLIPNVKGPVVVDEFLKGWELSAIAIVNGTDFALLPFTRDYKRAFTNNEGPNTGGMGAFGPVEIDSKLKEKIKNLFSKTLNGLKEDGIYYRGFLYIGLMIVNDEPYVLEYNVRLGDPETEVIVAMDPGKFVENILKAFNNERFEEYTPNNYSVDVVLASQGYPENPMKGQEIYIEHDECEDWMIFYAGVTEKDGKLLVNGGRVLHSIGIGKTLSQAREKAYRNIEKVKFEGMFYRNDIALYQGE
- a CDS encoding phosphoribosylformylglycinamidine cyclo-ligase; this translates as MKYTYSSSGVDVTRNDEFTDYIKSIINFPDWVMKEPTGYATILNFTNPPVVLTADGVGSKLLLHIEHQRWNDAAKDLIGMNYNDIICTGAIPKAFVDYLGVHHIDKPHYEFIKSLKEELERLDMALVAGETAEIPSIYTEKDWDVAGFCVGVLQRRIPVESVEFGDVIIGLKASGFHSNGWSLIRKILSDENIDISNLPFDLLAGTKIYKEVPKVFDKVKAIAHVTGGGILRALRRIIKDKGWSISIKLPEYIKWILKYVETEEALKTFNMGYGMILVTDEKNAEEVASECFGDIIGRVDEKREITLF